A region from the Achromobacter seleniivolatilans genome encodes:
- a CDS encoding cation:proton antiporter domain-containing protein, with amino-acid sequence MNLILILLLAAVLCVPITQRLGLGAIPGYLIAGVLVGPSCLKLVTNVETMVDVSQWGVVMMLFIIGLELSPKRLWAMRNEVFLLGTLQMLACGLLLGLVFGAALRHLAGMEWQAAVLCGLSLALSSTAVALRLLDERTLTRTPLGRSALGVLLFQDMAAIPMLVAAGLLGSDGTSAPSFKEAVVAVAVVLVAYRLRLLGWAAKAKLNELFTAAALLMVVGAAQLFDYAGLSAGLGGFLVGVQMAESRYRNDLEKAIEPFKGLLLGLFFVAIGMSINLTVVANHWMFIIAGVTALLLVKALVLYGFARFLGLPRYHRLLFAVVLAQGGEFSFAIFNEAWDNHLVNGEQRDLLSVVVAVSMGVVPVLIKLLELVPENRGGMAELPVAVAVTDDAPPPSSTQDKPPAA; translated from the coding sequence ATGAATCTGATTCTTATCCTCTTGCTTGCCGCCGTGCTGTGCGTGCCGATCACTCAACGGCTGGGCTTGGGCGCGATTCCGGGTTATCTCATCGCGGGCGTGCTGGTCGGGCCGTCCTGCCTGAAGCTGGTGACCAACGTAGAAACGATGGTGGACGTGTCGCAATGGGGCGTCGTCATGATGTTGTTCATCATCGGCCTGGAACTGTCGCCCAAGCGCCTGTGGGCCATGCGCAATGAAGTCTTTTTGCTGGGCACCTTGCAGATGTTGGCTTGCGGCCTGTTGCTGGGGCTGGTGTTTGGCGCGGCGTTGCGGCATCTGGCTGGCATGGAATGGCAGGCGGCGGTGCTGTGCGGCCTATCGCTGGCGTTGTCGTCTACGGCGGTCGCATTGAGGCTGCTGGATGAACGCACGCTGACCCGCACGCCATTGGGGCGGTCTGCGCTGGGGGTGTTGCTGTTCCAGGACATGGCGGCGATTCCCATGCTGGTGGCTGCTGGCCTGCTGGGTTCTGACGGCACCTCGGCGCCGTCCTTCAAAGAAGCCGTGGTGGCGGTGGCCGTGGTGTTGGTGGCTTACCGGCTGCGTTTGCTGGGCTGGGCCGCCAAGGCGAAACTCAACGAACTGTTCACGGCTGCGGCGCTGCTGATGGTGGTGGGCGCGGCTCAGTTGTTTGACTACGCGGGGCTGTCCGCGGGTTTGGGCGGTTTTCTGGTTGGGGTGCAGATGGCCGAGTCCCGCTATCGGAACGATCTGGAAAAGGCGATCGAGCCGTTCAAGGGCTTGCTGCTTGGGCTGTTCTTTGTGGCAATCGGCATGTCCATCAATTTGACGGTGGTGGCGAACCACTGGATGTTCATCATCGCGGGCGTGACGGCGCTATTGCTGGTGAAGGCGCTGGTGCTATATGGCTTTGCGCGTTTTCTGGGCTTGCCTCGCTACCACCGCTTGCTGTTTGCCGTCGTGCTGGCGCAGGGCGGGGAATTCAGCTTCGCCATCTTCAACGAAGCGTGGGACAACCACCTGGTCAATGGCGAGCAGCGCGATTTGTTGTCCGTAGTCGTGGCGGTGTCGATGGGCGTGGTGCCCGTCTTGATCAAGCTGCTGGAGCTTGTGCCGGAGAACCGGGGCGGCATGGCGGAATTGCCAGTGGCCGTTGCCGTGACGGACGACGCTCCGCCGCCATCCTCTACCCAGGACAAACCGCCCGCCGCTTGA
- a CDS encoding antitoxin VbhA family protein, which yields MIADREALARRAAVNSALASQRMEGLEPDAQVIKDAQLWASGEKSLDEAIAEYKARLDSAARKG from the coding sequence ATGATTGCAGATCGAGAGGCGCTTGCCCGCCGTGCAGCTGTGAATAGCGCACTGGCCAGCCAGCGCATGGAAGGACTAGAGCCTGATGCGCAGGTCATCAAAGATGCCCAACTATGGGCTTCTGGCGAAAAATCGCTTGATGAAGCCATAGCCGAATATAAGGCCCGCCTGGACTCGGCCGCCCGCAAGGGATGA
- a CDS encoding Fic/DOC family protein translates to MKYTGNDGDPYLDNRTGILRNRLGIEDQTALDKAESSLSFLQSAKLREQPVAGKFDLIHLQEIHRRLFGDIYDWAGEIRQGEIQKGDTMFARHLMIGSAAKKLFEQLARERHLQDLDADEFSQRAAHYLGEINVLHPFREGNGRTQREFIGQLAREAGHDIDWTGISQSEMIKASIDAYNGDSRTLASLIRRAISH, encoded by the coding sequence ATGAAATACACCGGAAATGACGGCGACCCATACCTGGACAATCGCACCGGAATACTCCGCAATCGGCTTGGTATTGAAGACCAGACAGCACTAGACAAGGCCGAATCCAGTCTGTCTTTTTTGCAGTCAGCCAAACTGCGCGAACAGCCCGTTGCAGGCAAGTTCGATCTGATACACCTGCAAGAAATCCATCGCCGCCTGTTCGGTGACATCTACGACTGGGCGGGAGAAATACGCCAAGGCGAGATCCAAAAGGGCGACACCATGTTCGCCCGCCATCTAATGATCGGTAGCGCAGCAAAAAAATTATTTGAGCAACTTGCTCGAGAGCGTCACTTGCAGGACCTAGACGCAGACGAATTCAGTCAGCGCGCAGCTCACTATCTGGGCGAAATCAACGTTTTGCATCCGTTTCGCGAAGGCAATGGCAGAACTCAAAGGGAGTTCATCGGTCAACTTGCTCGAGAGGCTGGCCACGACATTGATTGGACGGGCATCAGTCAATCCGAAATGATTAAGGCGTCAATTGACGCCTACAACGGTGATTCCCGAACCTTGGCCAGCCTCATTCGACGCGCAATCAGTCACTGA
- a CDS encoding methyl-accepting chemotaxis protein, whose product MNNMKLGTRLAGGFAVLLAMIIVMCVVGLVSLANINESVETVTQRSLIKERLISDWARNIQTGVTRTTAIAKSADASLAGFFTEEAATSTRNSSALQQQIEPLIQSDEEKLLWEGIRKSRAEYLRTRDGIFKAKQDADVEAANKIFTQEFLPATRQFIDQITKLSNLQRAEIDASAADIQSAYRTANFWMIAIGSIAVVAGLLLAILLTRGITRPLSDAVRVARTVAANDLTSNITVTSKDEIGQLMQALESMNANLVGTVARIRTGVDSIASASGEIAAGNTDLSSRTEQQAASLEETAASMEQLSSTVKQNADSAKQANQLAAAASDTASRGGATVSEVVGTMSAISSSSVKIADIVSVIDGIAFQTNILALNAAVEAARAGEQGKGFAVVAAEVRTLAQRSAQAAKEIKTLIEDTVQKIRQGSISAERAGSTMQEIVSSVQRVTDIMGEIAAASAEQADGIEQVNRAVSQMDEVTQQNAALVEEAAAAAGSMQDQAADLTRAVSAFKLPGSGQASQSPTARLVSPARQIAAY is encoded by the coding sequence ATGAATAACATGAAGCTTGGAACCCGCCTTGCGGGTGGATTTGCCGTCTTGTTGGCCATGATCATTGTCATGTGCGTCGTCGGTTTGGTCAGCCTGGCCAACATCAACGAATCGGTCGAGACCGTTACGCAACGATCCCTGATCAAGGAACGCTTGATCAGCGATTGGGCCCGCAACATTCAAACCGGGGTGACCCGCACCACGGCAATCGCCAAGAGCGCCGACGCCAGTCTGGCGGGTTTCTTCACGGAAGAAGCTGCCACGTCCACGCGCAACTCGTCGGCTTTGCAGCAGCAGATTGAACCGCTGATTCAAAGCGACGAGGAAAAGCTGTTGTGGGAAGGCATCCGAAAATCTCGCGCCGAGTATCTGCGCACGCGTGACGGTATTTTCAAGGCCAAGCAGGACGCCGACGTCGAGGCTGCCAACAAGATCTTCACACAGGAATTTCTGCCAGCTACGCGCCAGTTCATCGACCAGATCACGAAGCTGTCCAATTTGCAGCGGGCCGAAATCGATGCCAGCGCGGCAGACATCCAAAGCGCTTATCGCACGGCAAACTTCTGGATGATCGCGATAGGTTCGATTGCGGTCGTGGCAGGTTTGCTGCTGGCCATTCTGCTGACGCGCGGCATCACCCGTCCGCTGTCCGACGCGGTGCGCGTAGCGCGCACGGTGGCCGCCAATGACCTGACCAGCAACATCACGGTGACGTCGAAAGACGAGATCGGCCAACTGATGCAAGCGCTGGAATCCATGAATGCCAACCTGGTCGGCACCGTCGCCCGCATCCGGACGGGCGTTGACAGCATTGCGTCCGCTTCGGGCGAGATCGCGGCAGGCAACACCGATCTGTCTTCGCGCACCGAGCAGCAGGCGGCATCGCTGGAAGAAACGGCGGCGTCCATGGAGCAGCTGTCTTCTACTGTGAAGCAAAACGCCGATAGCGCCAAACAGGCAAATCAGCTTGCTGCGGCGGCATCCGACACGGCGTCCCGAGGGGGCGCCACCGTGTCGGAAGTGGTGGGCACGATGAGCGCGATTTCGTCCAGCTCCGTCAAGATTGCGGATATCGTTTCGGTGATTGATGGCATTGCTTTCCAGACCAACATCCTGGCGCTGAACGCCGCCGTGGAAGCTGCGCGAGCAGGTGAGCAGGGCAAGGGCTTTGCGGTGGTCGCAGCCGAGGTTCGCACGCTGGCGCAACGCAGCGCGCAAGCCGCCAAAGAAATCAAGACCTTGATCGAAGACACGGTGCAGAAGATCCGCCAGGGTTCGATCAGCGCCGAACGCGCCGGCTCGACCATGCAGGAAATCGTGAGTTCTGTGCAGCGCGTGACGGACATCATGGGCGAGATCGCCGCAGCATCCGCCGAGCAAGCCGACGGTATCGAACAGGTCAACCGCGCTGTGTCGCAGATGGACGAAGTGACGCAACAGAACGCGGCGCTGGTCGAAGAAGCTGCGGCTGCCGCTGGTTCGATGCAGGATCAGGCGGCAGATCTGACGCGCGCTGTCAGCGCGTTCAAGTTGCCGGGTTCGGGGCAGGCGAGTCAGTCACCCACGGCACGGCTGGTGTCGCCCGCGCGGCAGATCGCGGCGTATTGA